The Lycium barbarum isolate Lr01 chromosome 9, ASM1917538v2, whole genome shotgun sequence genome has a segment encoding these proteins:
- the LOC132611805 gene encoding uncharacterized protein LOC132611805, which translates to MLRDEREYPVTALFTSISRRFAEIFGQRRAYISSSINLFVPLSEKTLRENMNEGDSLFVNNINGDANEFTLVDSGLTAEVNLLNKTSTCKEYDLVKLPCTHVLAALRLKYEPDYSSSIYEYSSPMYKVQSYILVFGETINVVPEKSEWEVLEKFSNMYIPPPPYDPKLGRKKVKHILGVAESFKSRGSSKGTRNKCSICKGAGHKKTTCRYFREHPI; encoded by the coding sequence ATGTTGAGGGATGAAAGAGAGTACCCTGTGACTGCCTTATTCACTTCCATTTCTAGGAGGTTTGCTGAAATTTTTGGGCAGAGACGTGCATATATCAGCAGTTCAATCAATTTATTTGTGCCTTTGTCTGAAAAGACGCTAAGGGAAAATATGAATGAGGGAGACTCCTTGTTTGTCAATAATATAAACGGGGATGCCAACGAGTTCACCTTAGTCGACAGTGGCCTAACTGCCGAAGTCAATCTACTGAACAAAACATCTACTTGTAAAGAGTATGACTTGGTAAAATTACCGTGCACTCACGTGTTGGCAGCCTTGAGATTGAAGTACGAACCTGATTATAGTTCAAGCATCTACGAGTATTCTTCGCCCATGTATAAAGTTCAGTCTTACATTCTTGTATTTGGTGAAACTATtaatgtagtccctgaaaagtCAGAATGGGAAGTCCTAGAGAAGTTCTCAAACATGTATATTCCTCCACCCCCTTACGACCCCAAACTTGGAAGGAAGAAAGTGAAGCATATTCTTGGCGTAGCGGAATCTTTCAAGTCCAGGGGAAGTAGCAAAGGGACGAGAAACAAGTGCTCGATTTGCAAGGGGGCTGGTCACAAGAAAACAACGTGTCGATATTTTAGAGAGCAtcccatttga